A region of Acidiferrobacterales bacterium DNA encodes the following proteins:
- a CDS encoding 2-oxo acid dehydrogenase subunit E2, translating to MSDLYTVKLPDIGDFSEVEVIEIHIRVGDKVAAEESLVTLESDKATMDVPCPESGEVAEILISIGDKISEGDSILALKGISESEDDPESAPDPADIESQPDETLPQELPAEPAQESQPAADSSDPFAPKRPPILPPPVERAKGTLAHASPAVRRFARELGADLSKIRGTGAKGRIVKEDVQLYVKSILQGELSPARGGPVGPPPIPEVDFTQFGLIESISLSKIKRITGDRLHRSWLDIPHVTHHDEADISELEIFRKAIDAEERISGTRVTILAFICKAIINALQQYPNFNASLSPDRQSLILKKYFNIGVAVDTPNGLVVPVIRDIQKLGVLEIARTLQELGEKARTGKLTPSDFQGGCFTISSLGGIGGRFFTPIINPPEVAILGVSRNHQVAVPGNDGVEWKTMLPLSLSYDHRVIDGAEAARFVKFVCELLFDARRILL from the coding sequence ATGAGCGATCTTTATACAGTGAAACTGCCCGATATCGGCGATTTTTCCGAAGTGGAGGTTATCGAAATCCACATCAGGGTGGGAGATAAGGTTGCTGCTGAAGAGTCATTGGTCACACTTGAGAGTGACAAGGCGACGATGGATGTGCCCTGCCCTGAGTCAGGTGAGGTCGCGGAGATCCTGATATCGATCGGCGATAAGATTTCTGAGGGAGACTCGATACTTGCACTGAAAGGAATTTCTGAATCGGAGGACGATCCCGAATCAGCGCCGGACCCTGCAGACATCGAATCACAGCCCGACGAGACATTGCCGCAAGAGTTGCCGGCCGAACCAGCACAGGAAAGCCAGCCGGCCGCAGACAGTTCTGATCCGTTTGCGCCGAAGCGACCGCCCATACTTCCACCGCCGGTCGAACGGGCGAAAGGGACTTTGGCACATGCAAGTCCAGCGGTGCGGCGATTCGCTCGAGAATTGGGAGCGGACCTGTCGAAAATAAGAGGCACAGGGGCCAAAGGACGGATTGTCAAGGAAGATGTGCAGCTGTATGTCAAGAGCATTCTTCAGGGAGAACTCTCGCCTGCCCGCGGCGGGCCTGTCGGGCCACCACCGATTCCTGAAGTGGACTTCACCCAATTCGGCCTGATTGAATCGATCTCACTTTCCAAGATCAAGAGAATCACCGGGGACCGTCTGCATAGATCATGGCTTGACATACCCCATGTCACCCACCATGATGAGGCGGATATATCTGAACTGGAAATTTTCCGGAAAGCTATTGACGCTGAAGAGAGAATATCCGGTACCCGGGTGACAATTCTCGCATTTATCTGCAAAGCGATCATCAACGCCCTCCAGCAGTATCCGAATTTCAACGCATCGCTTTCTCCAGACCGACAGAGCCTGATCCTGAAGAAGTATTTCAACATCGGGGTTGCAGTAGACACACCGAATGGCCTGGTTGTTCCAGTGATCCGGGACATTCAGAAACTTGGCGTGCTTGAGATCGCAAGGACATTGCAGGAGCTGGGCGAAAAAGCCCGGACGGGCAAGTTGACTCCGAGTGATTTTCAAGGTGGATGCTTTACGATTTCTAGTCTCGGTGGAATCGGGGGTCGTTTTTTCACGCCGATCATCAATCCGCCAGAAGTCGCAATTCTGGGGGTGAGCAGAAATCATCAGGTCGCAGTTCCGGGCAATGACGGTGTTGAGTGGAAGACCATGCTGCCCCTGTCGCTTTCCTACGACCATCGTGTCATCGACGGTGCCGAGGCAGCACGATTTGTGAAGTTTGTCTGCGAACTGCTGTTTGACGCCAGACGCATTCTGCTCTGA
- the lpdA gene encoding dihydrolipoyl dehydrogenase, with protein MSANNSELRVDVAVLGSGPGGYTAAFRAADLGKKTVLIERYPQLGGVCLNVGCIPSKALLHVAKIVCEAAEIKECGVLFGEPEINHQQLRKWVDDVIGQLTGGLAALAKQRGVEVVTGVGQFASSDAIDVVDEEHAKRVYFRDAIVAAGSRPASLPFLPDDPRIVDSTGALSLQQIPKRLLIVGGGIIGLELATVYHELGTAVTIVEILDSLIAEADRDIVKPLTARVKRKYENILLKTTVTSIDAEKEELIVEFEDSKGKTTQAFDMILSAVGRVPNGKFINAKAAGLAVDERGFIPVDAQQRTNVDGIYAIGDITGNPMLAHRATHQGKVAAEVLSGLKSGFDTSIIPSVAYTDPEIAWVGVTEKEAKQFGIPVRKSVFPWRASGRALSMSRPEGVTKLLFDPDSDRLIGAGISGPNAGELIAEAALAIEMGSDAEDLALTIHAHPTLSETINFAAEVYQGTVTDIYIPRKSARQER; from the coding sequence TTGAGTGCGAATAACTCCGAACTACGCGTCGATGTTGCAGTACTGGGTTCGGGCCCGGGCGGTTATACAGCCGCGTTCAGAGCTGCTGACCTGGGAAAGAAGACCGTTCTGATCGAACGCTACCCGCAACTTGGCGGTGTGTGCCTGAATGTTGGATGCATCCCATCAAAGGCGTTGCTTCATGTGGCCAAGATTGTCTGTGAGGCGGCCGAGATCAAGGAGTGTGGTGTGTTGTTCGGTGAGCCGGAAATCAATCACCAGCAACTGCGCAAGTGGGTTGATGATGTCATCGGGCAGCTGACAGGCGGTCTTGCGGCACTTGCAAAACAAAGAGGGGTTGAGGTCGTCACCGGTGTCGGTCAGTTTGCAAGCTCTGACGCCATTGACGTTGTCGATGAGGAGCACGCCAAACGAGTCTATTTTCGCGATGCGATTGTCGCTGCGGGTTCACGACCTGCCTCCCTGCCCTTTCTGCCTGATGATCCGCGGATTGTCGACTCGACTGGCGCACTGTCACTTCAGCAGATTCCCAAGCGGTTGCTGATTGTTGGCGGTGGAATTATCGGACTCGAACTTGCTACTGTCTATCACGAACTTGGTACTGCTGTCACCATAGTTGAGATTCTCGATTCCCTGATCGCAGAGGCCGATCGCGACATTGTGAAGCCGCTCACTGCGCGAGTCAAGCGCAAGTATGAAAATATCCTGCTCAAGACCACTGTGACTTCCATAGACGCAGAAAAAGAGGAGTTGATCGTCGAGTTTGAAGACAGCAAAGGCAAGACAACACAAGCATTCGATATGATTCTTTCAGCTGTCGGACGCGTTCCGAATGGAAAATTCATCAATGCGAAAGCCGCAGGCTTGGCGGTCGATGAGCGAGGATTCATTCCAGTTGACGCACAACAGAGAACCAATGTCGATGGAATTTATGCGATTGGCGACATCACCGGAAATCCGATGCTTGCGCACCGCGCTACGCATCAGGGCAAGGTCGCGGCAGAAGTGCTCTCCGGATTGAAGTCAGGGTTCGACACCTCGATCATTCCTTCCGTTGCCTATACCGACCCTGAAATTGCATGGGTCGGTGTTACTGAGAAGGAAGCCAAACAATTCGGCATCCCGGTCAGGAAATCGGTATTTCCATGGCGTGCCAGCGGACGGGCATTGTCGATGTCGCGTCCGGAAGGAGTTACGAAACTTCTATTTGATCCTGATTCAGATCGACTGATCGGCGCAGGAATTTCAGGACCGAACGCAGGTGAACTGATCGCCGAGGCAGCATTGGCGATCGAAATGGGATCTGACGCAGAAGACCTTGCGCTGACTATTCACGCACATCCCACCTTGTCGGAGACAATCAATTTTGCGGCGGAAGTCTACCAGGGAACCGTAACGGATATTTACATTCCCCGAAAATCAGCTCGTCAGGAACGCTGA
- the serS gene encoding serine--tRNA ligase, whose protein sequence is MLDQQFLRNEYKSIGARLKPRGYDFDESAYEGLETRRKRIQSDTESARSRKKQLSSQIGAAKASGADVSELMAEVDRVGAQQDSLEQQFAEIQEELHVLVSEIPNLAHDSVPVGQSEDDNEEVRRVGEVRKFDFNPIDHVSIGERLGMLDFELGAKLASARFVLIRNQLAALHRAISQMMLDIHTREHGYEEVNPPFIVNAGILYGTGQLPKFEDDQFRLDDARDFYLIPTAEVPLTNIVKERIVDPSELPMKFVAHTPCFRKEAGSYGKDTRGMIRQHQFEKVELVHIVRPEDSYAALEELTSNAERILKLLGLPYRVIVLCTGDMGFGAAKTYDIEVWLPGQQKYREISSCSNCEGFQARRMKARWRNPDTRRPEPVHTLNGSGLAVGRTFIAILENYQNEDGSVDIPDVLVPYMGGIERIEA, encoded by the coding sequence ATGCTTGATCAGCAATTTTTGAGAAACGAGTACAAGTCCATTGGAGCAAGACTGAAACCCAGAGGGTATGACTTCGACGAATCCGCCTATGAAGGCCTGGAGACACGAAGAAAGCGCATCCAGTCCGACACGGAAAGCGCGCGCAGCAGAAAAAAACAGTTGTCAAGTCAAATTGGTGCCGCGAAGGCGTCTGGAGCGGATGTTTCCGAACTGATGGCAGAAGTTGACCGCGTCGGCGCGCAGCAGGATAGTTTGGAACAGCAATTTGCCGAGATACAGGAAGAGTTGCATGTGCTTGTGTCAGAAATTCCAAATCTTGCTCATGATTCTGTACCCGTCGGGCAGTCGGAGGATGACAACGAAGAAGTTCGAAGGGTAGGGGAAGTGCGCAAATTCGATTTCAACCCTATAGACCATGTCAGTATCGGCGAGCGATTGGGGATGCTTGATTTTGAATTGGGCGCCAAACTCGCGAGCGCCCGTTTTGTGTTGATCAGAAATCAGCTTGCAGCACTGCACCGGGCGATTTCCCAGATGATGCTCGACATCCACACACGAGAGCATGGTTACGAAGAGGTCAATCCACCCTTTATTGTGAATGCCGGGATACTGTACGGAACAGGACAGTTGCCAAAATTCGAAGACGATCAGTTTCGTCTAGACGATGCCCGGGACTTCTATCTGATCCCGACGGCTGAAGTGCCGTTGACCAATATCGTCAAGGAACGTATCGTCGATCCTTCCGAACTGCCCATGAAGTTTGTCGCTCATACGCCGTGCTTCCGTAAAGAGGCAGGATCATACGGCAAGGATACGCGCGGCATGATTCGCCAGCATCAGTTTGAGAAAGTCGAACTGGTACATATCGTCAGGCCGGAAGATTCCTATGCGGCACTTGAGGAGCTGACTTCAAATGCAGAAAGGATCCTCAAGCTTCTCGGACTGCCGTACCGAGTGATCGTTCTGTGTACCGGCGATATGGGATTCGGTGCCGCCAAAACCTACGACATCGAAGTCTGGCTGCCAGGCCAGCAAAAGTACAGGGAAATATCCTCATGCAGCAATTGTGAGGGTTTTCAGGCCCGCAGGATGAAGGCCCGCTGGAGAAATCCAGATACCCGTCGTCCAGAGCCGGTCCATACCCTGAACGGGTCTGGTCTGGCCGTGGGCCGGACGTTTATCGCAATCCTGGAAAACTACCAGAACGAAGACGGCAGCGTCGACATTCCGGACGTTCTGGTGCCCTATATGGGCGGGATTGAACGAATTGAAGCGTGA
- a CDS encoding replication-associated recombination protein A — translation MSKPTDKSISDHPLLTPLAERMRPETLEDIIGQDDLLAADKPLGIAIRSKIPHSLVLWGPPGSGKTTLARIISRSLNAQLLTISGVDSGIKEIREATRQGKEAKAQGQATVLFVDEVHRFNKSQQDVFLPHVERGDVTFIGATTENPSFELNSALLSRLKVYVFKPLHPDDIRKVIARCLSAATDVLPASFSLSEEASAIFSESAGGDARRAINFIELAVSMVQGDGNATVTASLAAEIVGQPIARFDKRGDVYYELISALHKSIRGSDPDASLYWLTRMLRGGCDPLYIARRIVRIASEDIGNADPNALNIALNAWDAYQRLGTPEGELSIAQAVIYLACSPKSNASYKAFNDASKDADRHSHLDVPMHLRNAPTQLMKGLGYGDGYRYAHDEPDGFAADENYFPEGMQNPTYYRPVDRGVEKRIRQYLESYRNRSSMK, via the coding sequence GTGAGTAAGCCAACCGACAAGTCAATCAGCGATCATCCTCTGCTTACACCGCTTGCCGAAAGGATGCGACCTGAAACACTCGAAGACATTATCGGTCAGGATGACCTGCTGGCAGCCGATAAACCGTTAGGAATCGCAATCAGATCGAAGATACCCCACTCTTTGGTTCTATGGGGACCGCCGGGAAGTGGCAAGACAACGCTGGCTAGAATCATTTCAAGATCACTGAACGCACAGTTACTGACAATCTCCGGTGTCGACAGCGGGATCAAGGAGATCCGAGAAGCGACCAGGCAAGGCAAAGAAGCGAAGGCGCAAGGGCAAGCGACAGTCCTTTTTGTTGACGAAGTCCATCGGTTCAATAAGTCCCAGCAGGATGTTTTCCTTCCTCATGTTGAGCGCGGCGATGTCACTTTCATCGGCGCGACCACTGAAAATCCCAGTTTCGAACTGAACAGCGCACTGCTTTCCAGACTGAAAGTTTATGTGTTCAAACCGCTGCACCCCGATGACATTCGCAAAGTGATCGCAAGATGCCTGTCAGCAGCCACTGATGTACTGCCCGCATCGTTTTCGCTTTCTGAGGAGGCCAGCGCCATATTTTCGGAATCTGCCGGCGGAGATGCGCGGCGTGCGATTAACTTCATCGAACTCGCCGTCAGTATGGTCCAAGGTGACGGGAACGCTACAGTAACTGCGTCGCTTGCAGCCGAAATCGTTGGTCAGCCGATCGCGAGATTCGATAAGCGCGGTGATGTCTACTACGAACTGATTTCAGCGTTGCATAAGTCCATCAGGGGTTCAGACCCCGATGCCAGTCTGTATTGGCTGACAAGAATGCTCAGGGGCGGATGCGATCCACTCTACATTGCCAGACGCATCGTAAGGATTGCAAGTGAGGACATTGGAAACGCTGACCCGAACGCACTGAATATTGCACTCAATGCCTGGGATGCCTATCAACGTCTGGGAACTCCGGAAGGCGAGCTGTCGATTGCCCAAGCGGTGATTTACCTCGCTTGCAGTCCAAAGAGCAACGCGTCATACAAGGCGTTTAACGATGCGTCCAAGGACGCAGACAGACATAGCCATCTGGATGTTCCAATGCATTTGCGCAACGCACCTACGCAGCTGATGAAAGGACTTGGGTACGGCGATGGTTATCGCTACGCACACGATGAACCCGATGGATTTGCTGCGGATGAGAATTACTTTCCTGAGGGAATGCAAAACCCCACGTACTATCGTCCGGTGGATCGCGGTGTTGAGAAGCGAATCAGACAGTATCTGGAGTCATATCGAAATCGATCGTCCATGAAGTGA